The genomic region ACGTAAGAATAATATAGTCGCTAAATTGAATAGCTGCTTTTGCCATTTTGGGACGTTTCTCGTGATCTCTGTCTCCTCCTGCCCCAAATATTGTTATTACTTGGTTATCTGTAATTTGTTTTAGTGTTTTTCCAACATTTAACAATCCATCATCTGTATGTGCAAAATCTACTACAATTCTTGCTTCCATATTGTTTTTTATTGTTTCAAATCTTCCTGGTACAGCTGGCATTGTTTCTAATTTTTTAATAATATCGTTCATTTTAATACCAAAAGATAATGCTGAAGCCACACACCCAAGAACATTATATAAATTGTATTCGCCAACCAATCCTATTTCAAATTTATACTCTTCTTCGTATTCTTCATCCTTATCTTTAAAATGCGAATTTATTTTTTTAAAATAGTTTTTCAAATTTATCTTTACTTTCATTCCATTATTTGTGTAATTTAGAATATCTCCTAAAATATCAGCCTCTTCATTTTTTATACTTACTGAAATATAATTATCTTTATTTTTTTCAGAATAAATTTTAGCACCATGTTCATCGTCAATATTAATTATACCTTTACCATTATTTTTATCATTTCTCAACATTGAAAATATTTTTTTCTTGGCATTAAAATAATTTTCCATCGTTTTATGAAAATCCAAATGATCTTGTGTTAAATTTGTAAATATTGCAGAATCAAATTTCAACATGTCTACACGTCCTATTTCTAAAGCATGTGAACTCACTTCCATTATAAAGTAATCTGCACCTTTTTTTACACTTTTATCAATCAACTTAATTAACTCAAGTGATTCAGGAGTAGTATTTACTGTTTCAAATTCTTCATCTAAAATTCGATTTCCAGTTGTACCGATTCTAGCTGTTTTTTCTAAAATATTTTCCAAGATAAAACTTGATGTAGTCTTTCCATTCGTTCCTGTAATTCCAATAATTTTTATTTTATTTTGTGGATAACCATAATAATTAGAAGCTATTATCCCTAATTTTTTCCGTATATTTTTTACTAAAACAAAACTTACATCATCAGCATTTTTATATTCCAAAATATTTATATTTTTTTCAGTTATTATTATCTTAGCTCCACTGTCAATTGCTTTTTGAATAAAATTATGTCCGTCTACAGTATTTCCAGCCATAGCCACGAATATAAAATCTTCTTTAATTTTTCTAGAATCGTATTCAATACCTTTTATTTCAAACTTTTTACCTTCCTTAAGAATTTCATATTCTACATCTCTAAATATTTCATTCATTTATACTTCTCTCCCTTTTCAAAGAATCTTAAAATTCTTGAATTTATTTTCATAAATATATTTTACCACTTTAAGTAAAAAAAATCTAGAAAAAAAGTTGTTGACAAATATAGAAAAATACTATATAATACTATTCGTAAGTTTACTTTTTAAGTAAAATTAGCCTTGGTGGCGAAATCGGTAGACGCACAGGACTTAAAATCCTGTGGGAATTTATCCCGTGCCGGTTCAAGTCCGGCCCGAGGCACCACTTAATAACAAACTTTCATTGTCGCGGGATAGAGCAGCATGGTAGCTCGTCGGGCTCATAACCCGAAGGTCGTTGGTTCAAATCCAGCTCCCGCCACCAAATGCCTAGATAGCTCAGTTGGCTAGAGCATACGGTTCATACCCGTAGGGTCGGAAGTTCGAATCTTCTTCTAGGCACCATTAAATTAATTATGTTATGCTTACAATTGATGTAGGTATTTTTTTTTATAAAATATATCTGGAAAGGAAATCAATTTATGATTCATATATTAGCAAGTTTTGAAGTGAAAAATGATAAATTATCTGATTTTATAATTCTTTGTAATGAACTTATAGAGAAAAGCCGTAAGGAAAAAGGATGTATTTCATACCATCTACAACAAAATACCGAAAAAGAAAATCATTTAGTATTTGTTGAGGAATGGGAATCTAATGAAGCTATTGAACAGCATAATGCAAGCGGACATTTTACTAGAATTGTACCATTATTAGTAGAAATGTGTGAAAATGCTCCAATTATTCAGACTTTTAATAAATTAGTTTAAAAATTTTTGAAATACAGTTGATTTATTGACTGTATTTTTTTGTTTTACAATTATATCATTTTGAAACTTAGATTTGCGATGTTATCAGCTTTATTGTTCAAAAATTAATTGTTTAACATAAAAATATGTTGAAAAATACTTGACTAATAATAGGTTTAAATTATAAAATATGAATAAAATCAAACTTAAAATATAAAGTTATTTTACTCGAATCTTGTGTTTGTTTTGTTAAATGAATTGAGTGAAATACTAGATTAATTAGATGAGGAAAAATATGAAAATATTAATAATAAGATTTAGTTCATTCGGAGATGTGGTTCTTACAACTCCAGTGATAAGGGCAATTAAAGAGAAGTATCCAGAGGCTGTAATAGATTTTATAGTTTATAATACTTTTTCTGAGGCAATTTCATTGAATCCTGAAATTAGAAATTTGATAATTTTTGATAAAAAGAAAAGCAAGGATAGAAATTATATAAAAAATATTGTAAATAAACTAAAAATAGAGAATTATGACTATGTTATTGATTTACATTCCAAATTTCTTTCTAGAATTATTGGAAAAAGCCTTGAAAACAAGAATACTCAGTATTGCCGATATAAAAAGAGAAAATGGTGGAAAACTATACTTGTAAAAGCGAAACTTATTACATATAATGCAGATTGTACCATTGTTGAGAGTTATTTTACAGCATTAAAAAAATTGGGGATAAGTTTTTCTGACAAAAATATGAAAAATGGATTTGGAGATAATCTGGAATTTTATATTGACAAAAAAATGGAAGAAGAATTTATACAAAAATATGATTTGAAAGATGGAAATTATTTTGTGCTAGCTCCAGGAGCCTCCAAATTTACGAAAAAATGGCCTTATTATGATGAACTGGCAAAAAAGATTCTCGAAAATGAAAGTAAATTTGTAAAAAATAATGAAAAGTTGAGAATTTTTGTGATTGGCGGAAAAGAAGATGCGAATGTTGTAAAATCTGATGGAGATAAACGAGTGATTGATTTGTGTGGAAAAATTTCTTTTAAGGAAAGCGGAATATTGCTGAAATATGCCAAAGCAGCAATTGTAAACGATTCAGGCCCTTTCCATATAGCAAGAGCTGTAAAAGCCAAAACTTTTGTATTTTTTGGGCCGACTGACCCGAAATTATTTTCCTTTGAAAAAAGTACATTTTTACTGAATAATCCAAGCTGTCCGCCACATTCACTTTATGGAGATGATAAATTTCCTAAGAAATATGCAGATTGTATGACTGGGATTTCTGTAGAAACCGTATTTGACAAAATTGTTAAGGAATACAAAAATTAAAAATTAAAGAGAAAAACGAAAAAAAGAAAGAGAGAAAACGATGAAAATACTTGCATTTGAAACATCCTGTGATGAAACTTCTGTTGCAGTTGTAGAGGATGGAAAAAAGATTTTAAGCAATATTATTTCCACTCAGATTGATATTCATAAGGAATTTGGAGGAGTAGTTCCTGAAATTGCCTCACGGCATCACATTGAGAATATTTTACCAGTATTTACTGAAGCTCTGGAAAAAGCAAATTGTCAATTAAGCGATATTGATTACATCGCTGTAACAAATACTCCCGGGCTTATCGGTTCCCTGCTTGTTGGCTTGATGTTCGCAAAATCCTTGAGTTATGCCAACAACATTCCACTACTTCCAGTAAATCACATTAATGGGCATATTTTCTCAAGTTTTATTGATAACGATGTAAAATTACCTGCAATATCACTAGTTGTATCAGGCGGGCATACAAACTTGTATTATATTTTCGAAGAAAATGGAAAAATAATTACTGATTTGCTTGGTGAAACATTGGACGATGCCGTTGGAGAAACTTATGATAAAATTGCAAGAATATTGGGATTAGAATATCCAGGAGGGCCACATATTGATAGACTATCAGTAAACGGAGAAGATATTTTAAAAATAAAAAAACCAAAAGTTGACGGCTACAACTTCAGTTTTAGTGGAATAAAAACTTTCATAACTAATTATGTAAATAATCAAAAGATGAAAGGTAAT from Leptotrichia hongkongensis harbors:
- a CDS encoding UDP-N-acetylmuramoyl-L-alanyl-D-glutamate--2,6-diaminopimelate ligase — protein: MNEIFRDVEYEILKEGKKFEIKGIEYDSRKIKEDFIFVAMAGNTVDGHNFIQKAIDSGAKIIITEKNINILEYKNADDVSFVLVKNIRKKLGIIASNYYGYPQNKIKIIGITGTNGKTTSSFILENILEKTARIGTTGNRILDEEFETVNTTPESLELIKLIDKSVKKGADYFIMEVSSHALEIGRVDMLKFDSAIFTNLTQDHLDFHKTMENYFNAKKKIFSMLRNDKNNGKGIINIDDEHGAKIYSEKNKDNYISVSIKNEEADILGDILNYTNNGMKVKINLKNYFKKINSHFKDKDEEYEEEYKFEIGLVGEYNLYNVLGCVASALSFGIKMNDIIKKLETMPAVPGRFETIKNNMEARIVVDFAHTDDGLLNVGKTLKQITDNQVITIFGAGGDRDHEKRPKMAKAAIQFSDYIILTSDNPRTENPINILANIEKGLIDEKYPFDKYLIISDRERAIKHGIKLLKKGDSLLIAGKGHENYQIIGTQKIHFDDRETVRKILEEENNI
- a CDS encoding putative quinol monooxygenase: MIHILASFEVKNDKLSDFIILCNELIEKSRKEKGCISYHLQQNTEKENHLVFVEEWESNEAIEQHNASGHFTRIVPLLVEMCENAPIIQTFNKLV
- a CDS encoding glycosyltransferase family 9 protein, producing the protein MKILIIRFSSFGDVVLTTPVIRAIKEKYPEAVIDFIVYNTFSEAISLNPEIRNLIIFDKKKSKDRNYIKNIVNKLKIENYDYVIDLHSKFLSRIIGKSLENKNTQYCRYKKRKWWKTILVKAKLITYNADCTIVESYFTALKKLGISFSDKNMKNGFGDNLEFYIDKKMEEEFIQKYDLKDGNYFVLAPGASKFTKKWPYYDELAKKILENESKFVKNNEKLRIFVIGGKEDANVVKSDGDKRVIDLCGKISFKESGILLKYAKAAIVNDSGPFHIARAVKAKTFVFFGPTDPKLFSFEKSTFLLNNPSCPPHSLYGDDKFPKKYADCMTGISVETVFDKIVKEYKN
- the tsaD gene encoding tRNA (adenosine(37)-N6)-threonylcarbamoyltransferase complex transferase subunit TsaD, giving the protein MKILAFETSCDETSVAVVEDGKKILSNIISTQIDIHKEFGGVVPEIASRHHIENILPVFTEALEKANCQLSDIDYIAVTNTPGLIGSLLVGLMFAKSLSYANNIPLLPVNHINGHIFSSFIDNDVKLPAISLVVSGGHTNLYYIFEENGKIITDLLGETLDDAVGETYDKIARILGLEYPGGPHIDRLSVNGEDILKIKKPKVDGYNFSFSGIKTFITNYVNNQKMKGNPISNEDIAKSLQEIIVNVLYDKILIAVKEKNVKTILVAGGVSANRRLREKFLEFKNIQTNEGNQIEVHFPKMEYCTDNAAMIGVAAYYDLKNNSQIELEKQYDVDAISTKN